The proteins below are encoded in one region of Odocoileus virginianus isolate 20LAN1187 ecotype Illinois chromosome 34, Ovbor_1.2, whole genome shotgun sequence:
- the LOC110131616 gene encoding trace amine-associated receptor 7a-like, whose protein sequence is MGSSIMNSSSPGVAAVPLCYEHLNGSCVRTPYSPGPRLILYTVFGFGTVLAVFGNLLVMISILHFKQLHSPTNFLVASLACADFMVGVTVMPFSTVRSVESCWYFGESYCQFHSCFDVSFCLASIYHLCFISLDRYIAISDPLVYPARFTVSVSGMCIAFSWLFSITFSFSLFGTGANATGLEDLVSALTCVGGCQIAMNQSWVLVNFLLFFIPTLVMVVLHSKIFLIAKQQARQIESLSNKTGRCSDSYQDRVARRERKAARTLGVAVLAFLISWLPYFLDSIIDAFLGFITPTYVYEILAWIAYYNSAMNPLIYAFFYPWFRKAIKLIVTGKVLRENFSTVNLFSG, encoded by the coding sequence ATGGGCAGCAGCATCATGAATAGCAGCTCACCCGGCGTCGCAGCTGTGCCGCTCTGCTACGAGCACCTGAACGGATCCTGTGTGAGAACCCCCTACTCACCGGGTCCCCGCCTCATCCTCTACACCGTGTTTGGTTTTGGAACAGTGCTGGCTGTATTTGGAAACCTCTTGGTAATGATTTCCATTCTCCACTTCAAGCAGCTGCATTCTCCTACCAATTTCTTGGTCGCTTCCCTGGCCTGTGCAGACTTCATGGTGGGAGTGACTGTGATGCCTTTCAGCACAGTGAGGTCGGTGGAGAGCTGCTGGTACTTTGGGGAGAGTTACTGTCAATTTCATTCCTGTTTCGACGTGTCATTCTGTTTAGCGTCCATCTACCACTTGTGCTTTATCTCTCTGGACAGGTACATTGCCATCTCTGACCCCCTGGTCTATCCAGCCAGGTTCACTGTGTCTGTTTCTGGCATGTGTATTGCCTTCTCCTGGCTCTTTTcgattactttttctttttctctttttggtacAGGAGCAAATGCAACTGGCCTGGAGGATCTAGTAAGTGCTCTCACCTGTGTGGGAGGCTGTCAAATTGCAATGAATCAGAGTTGGGTATTGgtgaattttctattatttttcatccCCACCCTTGTGATGGTAGTTCTGCACTCCAAGATTTTCCTCATTGCTAAACAGCAGGCTAGACAAATTGAAAGTCTGAGCAATAAGACTGGGCGATGCTCAGACAGCTACCAAGACAGAGTGgccaggagggagaggaaggccGCAAGAACGCTGGGCGTCGCAGTGCTGGCGTTTCTGATCTCCTGGCTGCCTTACTTCCTGGACTCCATCATTGATGCCTTCCTAGGTTTCATCACTCCCACGTATGTTTATGAAATACTGGCTTGGATTGCTTATTATAACTCAGCTATGAACCCCTTGATCTATGCTTTCTTTTATCCTTGGTTTCGAAAAGCCATCAAACTCATTGTCACTGGCAAAGTCTTGAGAGAGAATTTTTCGacagtaaatttattttctgggTAA
- the LOC110131619 gene encoding trace amine-associated receptor 6, which yields MSNSFPTAAVPLCYEHLNGSCVKTPYSPASRLILYMVYGFGAVLAVFGNLLVMTAILHFKQLHSPTNFLIASLACADFLVGVTVMPFSMVRSVESCWYFGRTFCTFHTCFDAAFCYSSLFHLSFISIDRYIAVTDPLVYPTKFTVSVSGVCISISWILPITYSGAVFYTGANENGLEELSRALNCVGGCQMVVNQNWVLIDFLSFFIPTLVMIILYGNIFLVARQQAKKIENTGGKTESSSDSYKSRVAKRERKAAKTLGITVIAFMISWLPYSIDSLIDAFMGFITPAYIYEICCWCAYYNSAMNPLIYALFYPWFRKAIKVIVSGQVFKDSSGSMNLFSE from the coding sequence ATGAGCAACTCGTTCCCCACCGCAGCTGTGCCACTCTGCTACGAGCACCTGAACGGATCCTGTGTGAAAACCCCCTACTCACCCGCGTCCCGCCTGATTCTCTACATGGTGTATGGCTTTGGGGCTGTGCTGGCCGTGTTTGGAAACCTCCTGGTGATGACTGCCATCCTGCATTTCAAGCAGCTGCACTCCCCAACCAATTTTCTCATCGCCTCTCTGGCCTGTGCAGACTTTCTAGTGGGAGTGACTGTGATGCCCTTCAGCATGGTCAGGTCCGTGGAGAGCTGCTGGTACTTTGGGCGAACTTTCTGCACTTTTCACACATGCTTTGATGCGGCATTTTGTTACTCTTCTCTCTTCCACCTGTCCTTCATCTCCATCGACAGGTACATTGCTGTGACTGACCCCCTGGTCTATCCCACCAAGTTCACAGTGTCTGTGTCAGGGGTCtgcatcagcatctcctggatCCTGCCCATCACTTACAGTGGTGCCGTGTTCTACACGGGTGCTAATGAGAATGGGCTTGAGGAATTGTCTAGGGCCCTCAATTGTGTAGGAGGCTGTCAGATGGTTGTAAATCAAAACTGGGTGTTGATAGATTTTCTGTCCTTCTTTATACCTACCCTTGTTATGATAATTCTCTATGGTAATATTTTCCTTGTGGCCAGACAACAGgccaaaaagatagaaaatactgGTGGCAAAACAGAGTCATCATCAGACAGTTACAAATCCAGAGTggccaagagagagagaaaagcagctAAAACCCTGGGTATCACGGTCATAGCATTCATGATTTCGTGGTTACCATACAGCATTGACTCATTAATTGATGCCTTTATGGGCTTCATAACCCCGGCCTATATTTATGAGATTTGCTGTTGGTGTGCTTATTACAACTCAGCCATGAACCCTTTGATCTATGCTTTATTTTACCCTTGGTTTAGGAAAGCCATCAAAGTTATTGTGAGTGGTCAGGTTTTCAAGGATAGTTCTGGGAGCATGAATTTGTTCTCTGAATAA
- the TAAR8 gene encoding trace amine-associated receptor 8: MASNLSQPDTMQLCYENVNRSCIKSPYSPASRVILYTVFGFGSLLAIFGNFLVITSVLHFKQLHSPANFLIASLACADFLVGVTVMPFSMVRSVESCWYFGARFCALHSSCDVAFCYSSLFHLCFISIDRYIAVTDPLVYPTKFTVSVSGVCISISWILPMVYSGAVFFTGVSDDGMEELVSALNCIGGCQIVVNQEWVLISVLIFFIPSLIMVILYGKIFIVAKQQALKIENTGSKAESESYKSRVAKRERKAAKTLGVTVVAFMISWLPYTVDILIDAFMGFITPAYIYEICCWGAYYNSAMNPLIYALFYPWFRKAMKVILSGGLFKDSSSTISLFSE, translated from the coding sequence ATGGCCAGCAATCTTTCCCAACCTGATACCATGCAGCTCTGCTATGAGAATGTGAACAGATCTTGTATTAAATCTCCCTACTCACCTGCATCTCGGGTGATTCTGTACACAGTGTTTGGCTTTGGGTCTTTATTGGCTATCTTTGGAAACTTCTTGGTGAtaacttcagttcttcacttcaagCAGCTGCATTCGCCAGCCAATTTCTTGATCGCCTCTCTGGCCTGCGCGGACTTTCTGGTGGGAGTGACCGTGATGCCCTTCAGCATGGTCAGGTCCGTGGAGAGCTGCTGGTACTTTGGAGCCAGATTTTGTGCCCTTCACAGCTCCTGTGATGTGGCATTTTGTTACTCTTCTCTCttccacttgtgcttcatctCCATCGACAGGTACATTGCTGTTACTGACCCGCTGGTCTATCCCACCAAGTTCACGGTGTCTGTGTCAGGGGTCtgcatcagcatctcctggatCCTGCCCATGGTGTACAGCGGAGCTGTGTTCTTCACAGGTGTCAGTGATGACGGGATGGAGGAATTAGTAAGTGCTCTCAACTGTATAGGTGGTTGTCAAATTGTTGTAAATCAAGAATGGGTTCTGATAAGTGTTCTGATATTTTTTATACCTTCCCTCATTATGGTAATTCTTTATGGGAAGATATTTATTGTAGCTAAACAACAAGCtctaaaaattgaaaacactgGCAGCAAAGCAGAATCAGAGAGCTATAAATCCAGAGTggccaagagagagagaaaagcagctAAAACCCTGGGGGTCACAGTAGTAGCATTTATGATTTCATGGTTACCATATACAGTTGATATATTAATTGATGCCTTTATGGGTTTCATAACCCCTGCCTATATTTATGAGATTTGCTGTTGGGGTGCCTATTATAACTCAGCCATGAACCCTTTgatttatgctttattttaccCTTGGTTTAGGAAAGCCATGAAAGTTATTTTAAGTGGGGGACTTTTTAAAGATAGTTCATCAACCATTAGTTTATTTTCAGAATGA